A region of Thermococcus barossii DNA encodes the following proteins:
- a CDS encoding DUF5305 family protein, which translates to MELWEYNLLSMVKRRWIPLTVIFLLLAAGFGYVYGTTPATVTTKATVSKTLYHWSGEIAGKGVVSRPNPIWDLGKRVELPIYPVSIMPVAEIALSFNVSGKDVNLKFEREMRVVYYISYDKERVIEETYLSVSNSSTGWFFTDHLLLNVSDVFNRIEMARNILKLPRESTGVEVIGKIRYSGTVDGKPVKGVQEFRGSISFPYEGFYKIEGESKNGTQTFTKTVTETRDVNQRKRALFLSLSVLFGVLAAATVLIGWKFDPDAYSVEKLMAERERKKLAKWISSGKLPKSLPAKRIELASLTDLVEAAIDMNKRVIHDAEKGVYFFLNEGVLYHFQEKSAEGEE; encoded by the coding sequence ATGGAACTCTGGGAGTATAATCTGCTCTCCATGGTAAAAAGGCGCTGGATTCCTTTAACCGTGATCTTCCTGCTTCTGGCGGCCGGTTTTGGCTACGTCTATGGCACGACCCCGGCAACGGTTACGACGAAGGCCACCGTTTCAAAGACACTGTACCACTGGTCCGGTGAAATCGCCGGAAAGGGTGTTGTGAGCCGTCCGAACCCGATATGGGATCTCGGAAAAAGGGTGGAGCTCCCGATATATCCCGTTTCCATAATGCCCGTGGCGGAGATTGCGTTGAGCTTCAACGTGAGTGGAAAGGACGTTAATCTCAAGTTTGAACGGGAGATGCGGGTGGTTTACTACATCTCCTACGACAAGGAGAGGGTGATTGAGGAAACCTACCTCTCGGTCTCCAACTCCTCAACAGGGTGGTTCTTTACGGATCACCTGCTTTTGAACGTCAGCGACGTTTTCAACCGCATAGAGATGGCAAGGAACATCCTGAAGCTTCCGAGGGAGAGCACTGGAGTAGAAGTCATTGGAAAAATAAGGTACTCCGGTACGGTTGACGGAAAGCCTGTGAAAGGGGTTCAGGAGTTCAGGGGGAGTATAAGCTTCCCCTACGAGGGGTTCTACAAAATTGAAGGTGAGTCAAAGAACGGTACCCAGACGTTCACCAAAACTGTTACCGAGACCCGGGACGTAAATCAGAGGAAGCGTGCCCTGTTCCTGTCACTGTCGGTGCTCTTTGGAGTTCTCGCAGCTGCCACCGTTCTCATAGGCTGGAAGTTTGACCCCGATGCGTACAGCGTGGAGAAGCTGATGGCCGAGAGGGAGAGGAAGAAGCTCGCCAAGTGGATAAGCTCCGGAAAGCTCCCCAAGAGCCTTCCCGCGAAGAGAATAGAACTGGCCTCTCTCACGGACCTCGTTGAAGCAGCAATAGACATGAACAAGAGGGTCATCCACGACGCCGAAAAGGGTGTATACTTTTTCCTGAACGAGGGGGTGCTCTATCACTTCCAGGAAAAGAGCGCCGAAGGGGAGGAATGA
- the alaS gene encoding alanine--tRNA ligase: MSMDMTTRMFKEEGWIRKQCPKCGKFFWTLDPDRETCGDPPCDEYQFIGKPGIPRKYTLEEMREKFLSFFEKHGHGRVKRYPVLPRWRDDVLLVGASIMDFQPWVISGEADPPANPLTISQPSIRFTDIDNVGITGRHFTIFEMMAHHAFNYPGKPIYWMDETVELAFEFFTKELGMKGEDITFKENPWAGGGNAGPAFEVLYRGLEVATLVFMQYKKAPENADPSQVVEIKGDYYVPMETRVVDTGYGLERLVWMSQGTPTAYDAVLGYVVEPLKKMAGVEKIDERILMENSRLAGMFDIEDMGDLRYLREQVAKRVGISVEELEKAIRPYELIYAIADHTKALTFMLADGVIPSNVKAGYLARLLIRKSIRHLRELGLEIPLAEIVAMHIKELSPTFPEFKEMEEVILDIISVEEKRYHETLKRGSDLVKREIAKLKKSGKEEIPLEKLILFYESHGLTPEIVAEVAREEGVKVNIPDNFYTLVARDAEKTAKEEAAKYVVDFELVKDLPETRTLYYEDPFMREFDAEVLRVIEDWVVLNQTAFYPEGGGQPYDTGVLVVDGEEVKVTEVQKVGKVILHRVERPGPFKPGAKVHGRLDWERRIQHMRHHTGTHVLMGALVRVLGKHVWQAGSQLHTDWARLDISHYKRITEEELREIERLANRVVMENRKVTWEWLPRTEAEMKYGFRLYQGGVVPGRVIRVLKIEGWDVQACGGTHLPSTGLIGPIKILRTERIQDGVERIIFAAGEAAINWMQETERLLKKTAEIFRVPPEKVPETAERFFNEWKEAKKEVEKLRKELAKLLVYELEGKAEKVSEVEFIGAVVEGTMDDLREAANRLRKEKRVVVLISREGHFVVAVGDGLDLKAGELAKVITSVAGGGGGGRKELAQGRIKNPLKAEEAIAEVKKSLG, from the coding sequence ATGAGCATGGATATGACGACCAGGATGTTTAAGGAGGAAGGATGGATTAGAAAGCAGTGCCCGAAGTGCGGGAAATTCTTCTGGACGCTCGACCCGGACAGAGAGACCTGCGGCGACCCGCCCTGTGACGAATATCAGTTCATAGGAAAGCCGGGCATACCGAGGAAGTACACCCTCGAAGAGATGCGCGAGAAGTTCCTGAGCTTCTTTGAAAAGCACGGCCACGGCAGGGTGAAGCGCTATCCCGTTCTGCCGCGCTGGAGAGATGATGTACTCCTCGTTGGAGCGAGCATAATGGACTTCCAGCCCTGGGTAATCAGCGGTGAAGCAGACCCGCCCGCGAACCCGCTCACGATAAGCCAGCCCTCGATAAGGTTCACAGACATAGACAACGTCGGAATCACCGGCAGGCACTTCACGATCTTCGAAATGATGGCCCACCACGCCTTCAACTACCCCGGCAAGCCGATTTACTGGATGGACGAGACGGTAGAGCTCGCCTTCGAGTTCTTCACCAAGGAGCTGGGCATGAAGGGTGAGGACATAACCTTCAAGGAGAACCCCTGGGCCGGTGGGGGAAACGCCGGGCCGGCCTTCGAGGTGCTCTACCGCGGTTTAGAGGTTGCCACGCTCGTTTTTATGCAGTACAAGAAGGCCCCGGAGAACGCCGACCCGAGCCAGGTGGTGGAGATAAAGGGCGACTACTACGTCCCGATGGAGACCCGCGTTGTTGACACCGGCTACGGCCTTGAGAGGCTCGTATGGATGAGCCAGGGCACTCCAACGGCCTACGACGCCGTCCTCGGCTACGTGGTCGAGCCGCTCAAGAAGATGGCCGGAGTTGAAAAGATAGACGAGAGAATCCTTATGGAGAACTCCCGCTTGGCTGGAATGTTCGACATCGAGGACATGGGCGACCTTCGCTATCTTCGCGAGCAGGTTGCAAAGCGCGTCGGCATAAGCGTTGAGGAGCTTGAGAAGGCGATCAGGCCCTACGAGCTGATCTACGCCATAGCAGACCACACGAAGGCTTTAACATTCATGCTCGCCGATGGGGTGATTCCCTCTAACGTCAAGGCCGGCTACCTGGCGAGACTTCTCATAAGGAAGAGCATAAGGCACCTCCGCGAGCTGGGCCTTGAAATACCGCTCGCTGAAATCGTCGCCATGCACATCAAGGAGCTCTCGCCGACGTTTCCGGAGTTCAAGGAGATGGAGGAGGTAATCCTCGACATCATAAGCGTCGAGGAGAAGCGCTATCATGAGACGCTCAAGCGCGGAAGCGACCTGGTGAAGCGCGAGATAGCCAAGCTCAAGAAGTCCGGCAAGGAGGAGATACCCCTCGAAAAGCTCATCCTCTTCTACGAGAGCCACGGCCTTACCCCGGAGATAGTGGCGGAAGTGGCCCGGGAAGAGGGGGTTAAGGTTAACATCCCCGACAACTTCTACACCCTCGTCGCCAGGGATGCCGAGAAGACCGCGAAGGAAGAGGCCGCCAAGTACGTCGTTGACTTCGAACTCGTCAAGGACCTTCCAGAGACTAGGACGCTCTACTACGAGGACCCGTTCATGAGGGAGTTCGATGCCGAGGTGCTCAGGGTTATAGAGGACTGGGTGGTTTTGAACCAGACGGCCTTCTACCCTGAGGGCGGCGGCCAGCCCTACGACACCGGCGTTCTTGTGGTTGATGGGGAGGAAGTCAAGGTTACTGAAGTTCAGAAGGTCGGGAAGGTCATACTCCACAGGGTTGAGAGGCCGGGGCCCTTCAAGCCCGGAGCTAAGGTTCACGGGAGGCTCGACTGGGAGAGGAGGATACAGCACATGCGTCACCACACCGGAACCCACGTCCTCATGGGCGCTCTAGTCAGGGTTCTCGGAAAGCACGTCTGGCAGGCCGGCAGTCAGCTCCACACCGACTGGGCGAGGCTCGACATAAGCCACTACAAGCGCATCACCGAGGAGGAGCTCAGGGAGATTGAGAGGCTCGCTAACCGCGTCGTCATGGAGAACAGGAAGGTAACGTGGGAGTGGCTGCCGAGGACGGAGGCGGAGATGAAGTACGGCTTCAGGCTCTACCAGGGTGGTGTCGTTCCGGGAAGGGTCATCAGGGTTCTCAAGATAGAGGGCTGGGACGTACAGGCCTGCGGTGGAACGCACCTGCCGAGCACAGGTTTAATCGGCCCGATTAAAATCCTCAGAACGGAGCGCATACAGGACGGCGTTGAGAGGATTATCTTCGCCGCTGGAGAAGCTGCAATTAACTGGATGCAGGAGACGGAAAGACTTCTCAAAAAGACGGCAGAAATCTTCCGCGTGCCGCCGGAGAAGGTTCCTGAAACGGCGGAGAGGTTCTTCAACGAGTGGAAGGAAGCTAAGAAGGAGGTAGAGAAGCTCAGGAAGGAGCTGGCGAAGCTCCTCGTCTACGAGCTTGAGGGCAAAGCTGAGAAGGTCAGCGAGGTGGAGTTCATCGGCGCGGTCGTTGAAGGGACCATGGACGACCTCCGCGAGGCAGCAAACAGGCTCAGGAAGGAAAAGCGCGTAGTAGTTCTCATAAGCAGGGAGGGGCACTTCGTCGTTGCAGTGGGCGATGGCCTCGACCTCAAGGCTGGAGAGCTCGCGAAGGTGATAACAAGCGTTGCCGGCGGTGGTGGCGGCGGAAGGAAGGAACTGGCGCAGGGCAGGATAAAGAACCCGCTGAAGGCGGAAGAGGCTATAGCCGAGGTGAAGAAGAGCCTCGGCTGA
- a CDS encoding WYL domain-containing protein, which produces MVEIRVKALTREAAEIAGRMGFTAIQEYRTADGTRIDLAILNGGQKLLAIEFENSYKWIRQRLLYNIVKASRAGFSELWVVYPFQTPPLGWIKEYALELGVELRVLEPEEFREKIKGIKAR; this is translated from the coding sequence GTGGTTGAAATCAGGGTGAAGGCCCTAACCAGGGAAGCAGCTGAAATAGCCGGTAGAATGGGATTCACCGCCATTCAAGAGTACAGAACCGCAGACGGAACGAGGATAGACCTTGCGATACTGAACGGAGGGCAGAAGCTCCTCGCCATAGAGTTCGAGAACTCCTACAAGTGGATTCGCCAGAGACTCCTTTACAACATCGTCAAGGCTTCCCGTGCAGGATTTTCGGAGCTATGGGTGGTGTATCCGTTTCAGACACCTCCCCTCGGCTGGATAAAGGAGTATGCACTTGAGCTCGGCGTTGAGCTGAGAGTCCTTGAGCCTGAGGAATTCAGAGAGAAAATAAAAGGCATCAAAGCCCGGTAG
- a CDS encoding Nif3-like dinuclear metal center hexameric protein gives MNRDELVTFLDGYLNISAFPDKSSNGLQVEGKEEIERVAFAVDTTLRTIERAIKSGAEMLIVHHGMIWGGLNYITGVHYKRLKALIENGLNLYVAHLPLDAHPEVGNNVGLLQLLGLEPRGPFGEYKGLSVGFYGEFEEAQPIEKVAQMIAEKLDTTVKTYEFGERNIKTVGAVSGAGAFALEEAYRKGIDLIITGEFTHADYLTAVDLPQSVLVAGHYKTETLGVKALMELLRERFGLEVFFIDEPTGL, from the coding sequence ATGAACCGCGACGAGCTTGTGACCTTCCTCGACGGGTACCTGAACATCTCCGCTTTCCCGGATAAGTCGAGTAACGGCCTTCAGGTCGAGGGTAAGGAGGAGATAGAGAGGGTGGCCTTCGCCGTCGATACGACGCTGAGAACCATCGAAAGGGCCATCAAGAGCGGAGCGGAGATGCTGATAGTCCACCACGGCATGATATGGGGCGGTCTGAACTACATAACCGGGGTTCACTACAAGCGTTTAAAGGCCCTCATAGAGAACGGCCTGAACCTCTACGTCGCCCACCTGCCCCTCGACGCCCACCCGGAGGTAGGAAACAACGTTGGACTGTTGCAGCTCCTCGGACTCGAGCCGAGGGGGCCCTTCGGGGAGTACAAAGGGCTGAGCGTGGGCTTCTACGGCGAGTTCGAAGAGGCACAGCCGATCGAGAAGGTGGCGCAGATGATAGCCGAGAAGCTCGACACGACCGTAAAAACCTACGAGTTCGGGGAGAGAAACATCAAAACCGTTGGAGCAGTGAGCGGGGCCGGTGCCTTCGCTTTGGAGGAGGCCTACCGGAAGGGGATTGACCTCATCATCACGGGCGAGTTCACCCACGCGGATTACCTGACGGCCGTTGATTTACCCCAGAGCGTCCTCGTTGCGGGCCACTACAAGACAGAAACGCTCGGTGTTAAAGCTCTGATGGAACTCCTGCGGGAGAGGTTCGGGCTGGAGGTTTTCTTCATAGACGAACCTACCGGGCTTTGA
- a CDS encoding ATP-binding protein: MRFIDRERELEVLTKAREHSKRKLYTLAVYGLRRVGKTRLIREFLSGNDLYFFVNRGKSSTSLLREYSGILRKRGILSKREELKTWDDFFEVLFERFEGAVAFDEFQDFRLVEPAVYPTLQRFIDENEERPLLLVFTGSTIGMVERLFKDSKEPLYGRIKRELRLEPLDIRGSYEMAGELGVKGLDDFLILYSVFGGFPRYWVAIEDEGLEEKNAEKIIEELVFTYSAPLEEEVPRVLSLEFGRRSGVYYDILEAIANGSTSPGEIAGYLNRKETSITRQLHELVNYFRLVDYDRAVLGKGSVLYIKHPFLNFWFRFVQPRLSEYEANRESLWLEVRDKLPDYVGRRFDFICRELLRVGSGLLPFFPSTIGRHWGHYREGGRRRVYEIDVVALDASGKRAVFGECKWRKKAVNAEKLFEELRKKVELTGWRGESHFMVIARRLKNVPENVIALDEKAIKNLLEGGE, encoded by the coding sequence ATGCGCTTCATAGACAGGGAGCGGGAGCTGGAGGTACTCACGAAGGCCCGAGAACACTCAAAAAGAAAGCTCTACACCCTTGCTGTTTATGGACTAAGACGAGTAGGAAAGACAAGGCTTATAAGGGAGTTCTTAAGCGGAAACGACCTCTACTTCTTCGTCAACCGAGGGAAAAGCTCCACGTCGCTCCTGAGGGAGTACTCGGGGATTCTCCGCAAAAGGGGGATTCTCTCAAAGAGGGAGGAGCTCAAAACCTGGGACGACTTCTTTGAGGTTCTCTTCGAGCGCTTTGAGGGGGCAGTGGCTTTCGACGAGTTTCAGGACTTCCGCCTCGTGGAGCCTGCGGTTTACCCGACGCTCCAGCGCTTCATAGACGAGAACGAGGAGAGGCCCTTACTCCTCGTATTCACCGGCTCGACCATTGGCATGGTTGAAAGGCTCTTCAAAGACTCGAAGGAGCCTCTCTACGGGAGGATTAAACGGGAGCTCCGCCTCGAACCGCTGGACATAAGGGGAAGCTACGAGATGGCGGGAGAGCTTGGCGTAAAAGGCCTAGACGACTTCCTAATCCTCTACTCTGTCTTCGGAGGCTTTCCGCGCTACTGGGTGGCGATTGAGGACGAAGGGCTCGAAGAGAAGAACGCCGAGAAAATCATTGAGGAGCTCGTTTTCACTTACTCAGCTCCTTTGGAGGAAGAGGTGCCCAGAGTCCTGTCCCTGGAGTTTGGAAGGCGTTCCGGCGTTTACTACGACATCCTAGAGGCGATAGCCAACGGCTCAACGTCGCCGGGTGAGATAGCGGGCTACCTCAACAGGAAGGAGACCTCAATAACGAGACAGCTTCACGAGCTCGTTAACTACTTCAGGCTCGTTGATTACGACCGGGCCGTCCTCGGAAAGGGCAGTGTGCTCTACATCAAGCACCCCTTCCTGAACTTCTGGTTCCGCTTTGTCCAGCCAAGGCTGAGCGAGTACGAAGCGAACAGGGAAAGCCTCTGGTTGGAGGTCCGGGACAAACTGCCCGACTACGTGGGGAGAAGGTTCGACTTCATCTGCCGGGAGCTCCTGAGGGTTGGTAGCGGTTTGCTTCCCTTTTTCCCGTCAACTATAGGACGGCACTGGGGGCATTACAGGGAAGGGGGAAGGAGACGGGTCTACGAGATCGACGTTGTTGCCCTCGATGCAAGCGGGAAAAGGGCCGTGTTTGGGGAGTGCAAGTGGCGGAAAAAGGCCGTAAACGCCGAGAAACTCTTTGAGGAACTCAGGAAAAAGGTGGAGCTGACGGGCTGGAGGGGGGAGAGCCACTTTATGGTAATTGCTAGAAGGCTGAAAAACGTCCCGGAAAACGTTATAGCCCTGGATGAGAAGGCAATAAAAAACCTGCTGGAGGGAGGAGAATGA